From the genome of Spinacia oleracea cultivar Varoflay chromosome 2, BTI_SOV_V1, whole genome shotgun sequence, one region includes:
- the LOC110801896 gene encoding zinc-finger homeodomain protein 1, with protein MEFEDEHDEEQEEEEDDEDGIPIPPPSAVVVPQSYDPIGGGVNSMPSRPRVLSPASGVGGGGGGERRSVVVRYRECLKNHAVNIGGNAVDGCGEFMAAGEEGTLDALKCAACNCHRNFHRKETDISGENINTTPTTQFPPGGGGGATPGSTMYPQFSPYYRTPAPPVSGYHHPHPLRPIAVLPSNSGGTHSGDMADDMSHPSSSGGEGRSGGGIGGSGGSAMMMVPKKRHRTKFSQEQKDKMLAFAEKVGWRIQKHDEAAVQQFCAEIQVKRQVLKVWMHNNKHTLGH; from the exons ATGGAATTTGAAGACGAACATGACGAAGAGCAAGAGGAGGAGGAAGACGATGAAGACGGAATTCCCATACCACCCCCGTCCGCAGTTGTGGTCCCACAGAGTTACGACCCAATTGGCGGTGGAGTTAACTCGATGCCGAGTCGACCCCGAGTTTTGAGCCCAGCTAGTGGAGTTGGCGGTGGTGGAGGTGGAGAGAGAAGATCCGTTGTGGTGAGGTATAGAGAATGCTTAAAAAACCACGCGGTAAACATAGGTGGAAACGCGGTGGACGGTTGCGGTGAGTTTATGGCGGCGGGGGAAGAAGGCACGCTAGACGCTTTGAAATGCGCCGCCTGTAACTGTCACCGCAACTTCCACCGCAAGGAGACCGACATCAGCGGCGAGAATATAAACACAACTCCAACAACTCAATTCCCACcaggaggtggtggtggagcaACACCTGGAAGTACAATGTACCCGCAATTCTCACCGTACTACAGAACACCAGCTCCGCCAGTATCCGGTTACCACCACCCTCACCCACTCCGTCCCATCGCCGTACTCCCCTCGAACTCGGGTGGGACACACAGCGGGGATATGGCGGACGATATGTCCCACCCCAGCAGCAGCGGCGGCGAGGGGAGGAGCGGCGGCGGAATTGGTGGAAGTGGCGGAAGTGCAATGATGATGGTGCCGAAAAAGAGACACAGAACTAAATTTAGTCAAGAACAAAAGGATAAGATGCTTGCATTTGCTGAGAAAGTTGGTTGGAGAATTCAGAAACATGATGAAGCTGCTGTACAACAATTCTGTGCTGAAATTCAAGTTAAGCGTCAAGTTCTCAAAGTTTGGATGCATAACAACAAGCACACTCTCG gacattga